A single genomic interval of Dromiciops gliroides isolate mDroGli1 chromosome 1, mDroGli1.pri, whole genome shotgun sequence harbors:
- the LOC122755607 gene encoding leucine-rich repeat-containing protein 14-like: protein MHSLVFLCARQVIQDQVFACQALAFLPQELYAVLFKAAFLDRKTLVLQKLVQMWPFPLLSFQQLLRENSDSRWIPLQERPTKESVQAVILGLSARLREPPPRRKLQLQLLDMTGILDSGYEEDLTTMTMWSRTVSVIQTCIMGQLNKSLRQRRRRAKRRKAVPPLYTPTPIEVRVDLRVTHSSYGFLKDTLQTSAFSPLRLCCRDFRAEELPLNSTVDMLELLDPMHLRRIDLCFNSLELSGLCELMVPIVKFTNLLSLKLQYSYVDLWQLSSEAEDSFLIFLSELKKLNRLRELNMGSSCLSGRLGQLLSSLQSPLESMELAFCYLLPADLRYLAQSPHVTNLKKLDLSGNNLSGALLGPFQSVLKAVSTSLKLLNVTECELMDTHLISSLPSLCRCVQLRYLGLYGNPLSTSALKTLLLRSEVLPELQLVVYPFPVDCYEILPWPPPAAILLDEEKFAHVQAELHQMLVSADRANVLWTTDVYGPNMPDYFSL from the exons ATGCATTCCCTAGTGTTCCTGTGTGCCCGTCAGGTCATCCAGGACCAGGTCTTTGCATGCCAGGCCCTGGCGTTCCTGCCCCAGGAGCTATATGCAGTCCTATTCAAGGCAGCCTTTCTAGACAGAAAAACATTGGTGCTGCAGAAGCTGGTACAGATGTGGCCTTTCCCTCTCCTTAGCTTCCAGCAGCTACTTCGAGAGAATTCAGATTCCCGATGGATTCCACTACAGGAAAGGCCAACAAAGGAGAGCGTACAGGCTGTGATCCTGGGGCTCTCTGCACGACTAAGGGAGCCACCCCCCCGCAG GAAGCTGCAGTTGCAATTGTTGGACATGACAGGAATTCTGGATTCTGGCTATGAGGAAGACCTTACAACCATGACCATGTGGTCCCGCACAGTGTCTGTGATCCAGACCTGCATCATGGGTCAGCTAAACAAATCCTTAAGACAGAGACGTCGGCGAGCCAAGCGCAGGAAGGCAGTGCCACCCCTCTATACTCCTACCCCTATAGAGGTTCGAGTAGATCTCCGGGTGACCCACAGCTCCTATGGGTTTCTAAAGGATACGTTACAGACAAGTGCTTTTAGCCCTCTGCGCCTTTGTTGTAGAGATTTCCGGGCCGAAGAACTCCCTCTGAACAGCACTGTAGATATGTTGGAGTTACTGGATCCCATGCACTTGCGCCGAATAGACCTGTGCTTCAATAGCCTGGAGTTATCTGGCCTTTGTGAACTTATGGTTCCTATCGTGAAGTTCACCAACTTGCTGAGTCTAAAACTACAGTACAGCTATGTGGACCTATGGCAGCTCTCATCTGAAGCAGAAGACAGCTTCCTTATATTTCTCTCTGAACTTAAGAAGTTGAACCGCCTCAGAGAGCTCAATATGGGTTCCTCTTGCCTTTCTGGTCGGCTGGGTCAGCTGCTCAG CAGCCTACAGAGTCCCCTGGAGAGCATGGAACTGGCATTCTGCTATCTCCTCCCTGCAGACTTGAGGTACTTGGCCCAAAGCCCACATGTCACCAACCTTAAGAAGTTGGACCTCAGCGGCAACAACCTTTCAGGGGCCCTCCTTGGTCCCTTTCAGAGTGTGCTAAAGGCAGTCTCCACGTCTTTGAAGCTCCTGAACGTGACCGAATGTGAACTTATGGACACCCATCTTATTTCCAGCTTACCAAGCCTGTGCCGCTGTGTCCAACTCCGCTACCTGGGTCTCTATGGCAATCCCCTCTCTACCTCTGCACTCAAAACCCTGTTGCTTCGGTCAGAGGTACTGCCTGAGCTCCAGCTCGTGGTGTATCCATTTCCTGTGGACTGCTATGAGATTTTGCCATGGCCACCTCCTGCTGCCATCCTCCTGGATGAGGAGAAGTTTGCTCATGTTCAGGCTGAATTACACCAGATGTTAGTGTCAGCTGACCGAGCTAATGTGCTGTGGACCACAGATGTCTATGGTCCTAACATGCCTGACTACTTTAGCTTATAA